One segment of Marinitoga hydrogenitolerans DSM 16785 DNA contains the following:
- the rplD gene encoding 50S ribosomal protein L4 — MAQLDLYSVKGEKIGTIEAKDSIFSIEPNMDVLYRYVDMQLANKRRGTASTKTRAEVRGGGRKPWAQKHTGRARAGSTRSPLWRHGGVTFGPKPRDWSKKLTKKMKRLALKSALSVRVKEENLIVVDDLTFEKPRTKAMKEVLKNFGFENTKTLIVLPWKKEEYINVKLSARNIPGLKVIIADNPNQGKDGKKTNVDGLNVFDIINNEKVILTKDTVAKIEEVLG, encoded by the coding sequence ATGGCTCAATTAGACCTTTATTCAGTTAAAGGCGAAAAAATTGGAACAATAGAAGCTAAAGATTCTATTTTTTCAATTGAACCTAATATGGACGTATTATACAGATATGTCGACATGCAGTTAGCTAATAAAAGAAGAGGAACAGCTTCAACAAAAACAAGAGCTGAAGTAAGAGGTGGCGGAAGAAAACCTTGGGCTCAAAAGCATACAGGTAGAGCGAGAGCAGGCTCAACAAGATCGCCATTATGGAGACATGGTGGAGTTACATTTGGGCCAAAACCAAGGGATTGGTCAAAGAAGTTAACGAAGAAAATGAAGAGATTAGCATTAAAATCAGCTTTAAGTGTTAGGGTAAAAGAGGAAAATTTAATTGTTGTTGATGATTTGACTTTTGAAAAACCAAGAACAAAAGCAATGAAAGAAGTGTTAAAAAATTTTGGATTCGAAAATACAAAAACATTAATAGTATTACCATGGAAAAAAGAAGAATACATTAATGTAAAATTATCAGCAAGAAATATTCCAGGATTAAAAGTAATAATTGCTGATAATCCAAATCAAGGAAAAGATGGAAAGAAAACAAATGTTGATGGATTAAATGTATTTGATATTATAAATAATGAAAAAGTAATACTTACAAAAGATACAGTAGCTAAGATTGAGGAGGTGCTCGGCTAA
- the rplW gene encoding 50S ribosomal protein L23: MSKKEFNYDIIIKPILTEKTYMLMSENKYTFEVAKDATKPEIKKAVEDIFNVKVEKVNVMNVKPKPKRLGRFEGKTRSWKKAIVKLAEGYVIKELQGNL, translated from the coding sequence ATGAGTAAAAAAGAATTTAATTATGACATAATAATAAAGCCGATCCTCACAGAAAAAACATATATGTTAATGAGTGAAAATAAATATACTTTTGAAGTAGCCAAAGATGCAACAAAACCAGAAATAAAAAAAGCTGTTGAGGATATATTTAATGTTAAAGTGGAAAAGGTTAATGTAATGAATGTTAAACCAAAACCAAAAAGGTTGGGAAGATTTGAAGGTAAAACAAGATCATGGAAAAAAGCAATAGTAAAATTAGCTGAAGGATATGTCATAAAAGAGCTTCAAGGTAATTTATAA
- the rpsJ gene encoding 30S ribosomal protein S10, with product MAKKLIKIRLKSYDHRLLDESAQKIIDAVKQSNAKVSGPIPLPTEKTIYTVIRSPHKYNYSREQFEKRVHKRVIYIYDATQETVTQLLKIQLPSGVSVDMKA from the coding sequence ATGGCAAAAAAATTGATCAAAATAAGATTAAAATCTTATGATCATAGATTGTTAGATGAATCTGCACAAAAAATAATAGATGCAGTAAAACAAAGTAATGCAAAGGTTTCAGGACCTATACCATTACCAACAGAAAAAACAATATATACAGTAATTAGATCACCACACAAATACAATTATTCAAGAGAACAATTTGAAAAGAGAGTACATAAAAGAGTTATTTATATTTATGACGCTACTCAAGAAACAGTTACACAATTATTGAAGATACAATTACCATCAGGTGTATCAGTAGATATGAAAGCTTAA
- the rplB gene encoding 50S ribosomal protein L2 yields MGLKKFKPTTPSRRFMIITDFSEITKSAPEKSLIQPLKKSGGRNSYGRVTMRHRGGGHKRRYRVIDFKREKFGIPAKVVAIEYDPNRSARIALLVYADGEKRYILAPKGVKVGEELISGPNAEIKPGNALPLENIPVGTIVHNIEFEPKKGAKIARSAGTYAQLMAKEGNYALLRMPSSELRKVHIKCMATIGMVGNEDHINEVFGKAGRTRWLGKKPHVRGMAMNPVDHPMGGGEGASKGHIPRSPWGTPAKGYKTRRGKRKSDKFIVRRRKK; encoded by the coding sequence ATGGGTCTCAAGAAATTTAAACCAACAACTCCTTCAAGGAGATTTATGATAATCACTGATTTTTCAGAAATTACAAAGTCCGCCCCAGAAAAATCTTTAATACAACCTCTCAAAAAATCAGGTGGTAGAAACTCATATGGTAGAGTTACTATGAGGCATAGAGGTGGTGGACATAAAAGAAGATACAGAGTTATTGATTTCAAAAGAGAAAAGTTTGGGATTCCTGCAAAAGTAGTAGCTATTGAATATGATCCAAATAGAAGCGCAAGAATAGCATTATTGGTTTACGCAGATGGTGAAAAGAGATATATTTTAGCTCCAAAAGGAGTAAAAGTAGGAGAAGAATTAATATCAGGACCAAATGCTGAAATAAAACCAGGAAATGCGCTACCTTTAGAAAATATTCCTGTGGGTACAATAGTGCATAACATAGAATTTGAGCCAAAAAAAGGTGCTAAAATTGCAAGATCAGCAGGAACTTATGCTCAATTAATGGCTAAAGAAGGAAATTATGCATTATTGAGAATGCCATCAAGTGAATTAAGAAAAGTTCATATTAAATGTATGGCTACAATTGGAATGGTTGGAAATGAAGATCATATAAATGAAGTTTTTGGTAAAGCAGGTAGAACAAGATGGTTAGGTAAAAAACCACACGTCAGAGGTATGGCGATGAATCCTGTAGATCATCCAATGGGTGGTGGTGAAGGTGCAAGTAAAGGACATATTCCACGAAGTCCTTGGGGAACACCAGCAAAAGGATACAAAACAAGACGCGGTAAGAGAAAATCAGACAAATTTATTGTAAGAAGAAGAAAAAAGTAA
- the tuf gene encoding elongation factor Tu, translated as MAKEKFVRSKPHMNIGTIGHIDHGKTTLTAAITKSLAMKGYADFTPFEQIDKAPEEKARGITINIAHVEYETDNRHYAHIDCPGHADYIKNMITGAAQMDGAILVVAATDGVMPQTREHVLLSRQVNVPAIVVFVNKTDMVDDEEIIELVEMEVRELLNQYEFPGDEVPVIKGSALKALEADSQDDPWVKKIYELMDAVDSYFPEPSRPVDQPFLMPVEDVFSITGRGTVVTGRIERGAIHPGDEVEIVGMTEEIRKTVVTGVEMFRKLLDEGIAGDNVGCLLRGIDKDEVWRGQVLAKPGSITPHKKFKAQIYVLKKEEGGRHTPFKKGYRPQFYIRTADVTGTLLEFEGGAEMVMPGDNIVTTVELIYPVALEKNMRFAVREGGRTVGAGVVTEIVE; from the coding sequence ATGGCAAAAGAAAAGTTCGTCAGAAGCAAACCACATATGAATATTGGTACTATCGGACATATTGACCACGGTAAAACAACATTAACAGCAGCTATTACAAAATCATTAGCAATGAAAGGATATGCAGATTTCACACCATTTGAACAAATCGATAAAGCTCCAGAAGAAAAAGCTAGAGGTATTACAATTAATATTGCACACGTTGAATATGAAACAGATAACAGACATTATGCGCATATCGACTGTCCAGGTCACGCAGACTACATCAAAAACATGATCACAGGTGCTGCACAAATGGATGGTGCTATCTTAGTTGTTGCAGCTACAGATGGTGTTATGCCTCAAACAAGAGAACACGTATTATTATCAAGACAAGTTAACGTTCCAGCAATAGTTGTATTTGTTAACAAGACAGATATGGTTGACGATGAAGAAATTATCGAATTAGTTGAAATGGAAGTAAGAGAATTATTAAATCAATACGAATTCCCAGGAGATGAAGTTCCAGTAATTAAAGGTTCTGCATTAAAAGCATTAGAAGCAGATTCACAAGATGATCCATGGGTAAAAAAGATTTATGAATTAATGGATGCAGTAGACAGCTATTTCCCAGAACCATCAAGACCAGTAGATCAACCATTCCTAATGCCAGTAGAAGATGTTTTCTCAATTACTGGTAGGGGTACAGTTGTTACAGGAAGAATTGAAAGAGGTGCAATTCACCCAGGAGATGAAGTAGAAATCGTTGGTATGACAGAAGAAATAAGAAAAACAGTTGTTACAGGTGTTGAAATGTTCAGAAAATTATTAGATGAAGGTATCGCAGGTGACAACGTTGGTTGTTTATTAAGAGGTATTGACAAAGATGAAGTATGGAGAGGTCAAGTGTTAGCAAAACCAGGATCAATTACACCACATAAAAAATTCAAAGCACAAATCTATGTATTAAAGAAAGAAGAAGGTGGAAGACATACACCATTCAAAAAAGGTTACAGACCACAATTCTATATCAGAACAGCTGACGTTACAGGTACATTGTTAGAATTCGAAGGCGGAGCAGAAATGGTAATGCCAGGTGACAACATTGTTACAACAGTAGAATTAATCTACCCTGTAGCATTAGAAAAGAACATGAGATTTGCTGTTCGTGAAGGTGGAAGAACAGTTGGTGCTGGAGTTGTTACAGAAATAGTAGAATAA
- the rpsS gene encoding 30S ribosomal protein S19, giving the protein MSRSLKKGPYVHPSLLKKIRELNEKGEKKVIKTWSRASMILPEMIGHTIAVHNGMKHIPVYITEHMIGHRLGEFAPTRRFGGHADKKAKKGKVK; this is encoded by the coding sequence GTGAGTAGATCATTGAAAAAAGGGCCTTATGTACACCCAAGTCTGTTGAAAAAGATCAGAGAGTTAAATGAAAAAGGTGAAAAAAAGGTAATAAAAACATGGAGCAGAGCTTCAATGATTTTACCTGAAATGATTGGACATACAATTGCGGTACATAATGGTATGAAACATATACCTGTTTATATAACAGAGCATATGATTGGACATAGATTAGGTGAATTTGCACCAACAAGAAGATTTGGTGGTCATGCTGATAAAAAGGCTAAAAAAGGCAAGGTGAAATGA
- the rplV gene encoding 50S ribosomal protein L22: protein MAVSRVQDGRKLKRSVFHRLRKEAEAAQPKIEAKATAKYLRISPKKARSVVNAIRGKNVDEALQILTFSPKKAARLTYKILVSAIANAENNFGLNADNLYVAEVYVNDGPRMKRLWPRGRGRADILQKRLAHITVVVRDREKEKELKSQK, encoded by the coding sequence ATGGCTGTATCAAGGGTTCAAGATGGTAGAAAATTGAAAAGATCAGTTTTTCATAGATTAAGAAAAGAAGCAGAAGCAGCACAGCCAAAAATTGAAGCAAAAGCTACAGCAAAATATCTAAGAATTTCTCCTAAAAAAGCAAGATCAGTTGTAAATGCAATTAGAGGAAAAAATGTTGATGAAGCATTACAAATATTAACTTTTAGTCCTAAAAAAGCTGCAAGATTGACATACAAAATCTTAGTATCTGCTATAGCAAATGCTGAAAATAATTTTGGTTTAAATGCTGACAATTTATATGTTGCAGAAGTATATGTTAATGATGGGCCAAGAATGAAAAGATTATGGCCAAGAGGAAGAGGAAGAGCCGACATATTACAAAAAAGGTTGGCACATATTACTGTTGTAGTTAGAGACAGAGAAAAAGAAAAAGAGTTAAAATCTCAGAAGTGA
- the rplC gene encoding 50S ribosomal protein L3, which translates to MKGILGRKIGMTRVYKDGKAIPVTVIKAGPCVVVQKKTEEKDGYTAIQVGFEEVKEYKVNKPKLGIFKKAGVKPMRFLKEFKVEDVDNFEIGQVIDVTVFEEGEKVDVTGWSKGRGYTGVMKRWNFGGGRKTHGSKFHRALGSTGNHTEPAKVFKGKKMFGQYGNEKVTVLNSEVVKIDKENNLLAVKGGVPGARGGLLIIREAIKK; encoded by the coding sequence ATGAAAGGTATTTTAGGAAGAAAAATTGGTATGACAAGAGTTTATAAAGATGGTAAAGCCATCCCGGTCACAGTTATAAAAGCTGGGCCATGTGTAGTCGTACAAAAGAAAACAGAAGAAAAAGACGGTTATACAGCTATTCAAGTTGGTTTTGAAGAAGTTAAAGAGTACAAAGTAAACAAACCAAAACTTGGAATTTTCAAAAAAGCTGGTGTAAAACCAATGCGATTTTTGAAAGAGTTTAAGGTTGAAGATGTTGATAACTTTGAAATAGGTCAGGTTATCGATGTAACAGTATTTGAAGAAGGAGAAAAAGTAGATGTAACAGGTTGGTCTAAAGGTAGAGGTTATACAGGTGTTATGAAAAGATGGAATTTTGGTGGTGGAAGAAAAACTCACGGTTCAAAATTTCATAGAGCATTAGGTTCAACAGGTAATCATACAGAACCTGCAAAAGTATTTAAAGGTAAAAAGATGTTTGGACAATATGGAAATGAAAAGGTTACAGTATTAAACTCAGAAGTCGTGAAAATAGATAAAGAAAACAACCTATTAGCAGTTAAAGGTGGAGTTCCAGGTGCGAGGGGTGGATTGTTAATAATTAGAGAGGCAATCAAAAAGTAA